A window of the Prosthecobacter debontii genome harbors these coding sequences:
- a CDS encoding DUF7453 family protein: MKLKTLFYLGLLAYSVGPVAGIGPTVLKILPTQNVEGEASYFGSPMALNERWLLISDAFNDRNAEDAGIVYVCDPKTGKHLRQLTPTDPSFRHFFGSGVALYGNIATVGASGDDDVTFDAGAVYLFDVSTGEQIHKFTAMDGLSEDGLGACVALNDRYVFASAYQKDGAQGAVYVFDLQTGETLHKLMAGNGDPGDGFGLTISLSGPLVMIYGSNAPSGSSSGSTVHVFDVETGVELHMLSTVGGLSSDGFGSSIAASGHLALIGASRDRDLGASAGAAYIFDLRTGEQLHKLTATDGSSSDYFGAAVALSGNLALIGAYGADGGFSGTGAVYLFDLQKGTQITKLYAADHRQNNSQYGRFVALHGGTAVISAGSDNELEGFGAAYLMQGLAAQLPTVPLARKGDFAPLTNGATFASFTTSQMNADGEGLLMAGLANAPKGQTSGLWSELAGSLDLLLRTGDAVGDLKVSALQTPVTQHSDHAAFYAKLSGTGVSALNDLMLVRDDGDALLQLLREGDTLMEAGFSGQAIKSLGAMAVSTTQPQVAVLTTLSAASTADSAIVLHDLATDTVLDGLREGDESPVAGVNYGQISRVSMTGSMVIANVALSGDKTANNAVVGFSSGAAKTILARKGDTAPGTAGKFSVFKGECSSGLNDVLVRATLSGVSGSMNEGLWAWKDGSLRLVAQKGAQVSGLTTGMKYAQFVRSWICGGERVLVLAKLSGTGIKGTNDQALLLILPSGDVKVLMQEGDVFPGTDAATIGTIQQVEVDAGSGTYAIMGTLLGVSKSADQCLWVGDVDVSITPGYEALLRPGLRLREGSYQGLLGGTASLTTMKLLVSAETTGMGGRGLGSPVSGGGVAVLLTFSDKSQQVGILR, translated from the coding sequence ATGAAACTGAAAACCCTCTTTTATCTCGGCCTCCTGGCGTATTCCGTTGGTCCTGTTGCGGGCATTGGACCCACAGTGCTCAAAATCCTCCCCACTCAGAATGTTGAAGGAGAAGCTTCTTACTTCGGCAGTCCCATGGCCTTAAATGAGCGATGGCTCCTCATCTCGGATGCTTTTAATGATAGGAATGCTGAAGACGCGGGCATCGTTTATGTCTGTGATCCAAAGACCGGCAAACATCTCCGGCAGTTGACGCCTACCGATCCCAGCTTCAGGCATTTCTTTGGCAGCGGAGTCGCTTTATATGGCAACATCGCAACGGTGGGTGCCTCGGGCGATGATGACGTGACATTCGACGCCGGTGCGGTCTATCTCTTTGATGTCAGCACCGGGGAGCAAATACATAAGTTTACGGCTATGGACGGGTTGAGCGAAGACGGCTTGGGTGCCTGTGTCGCCCTGAATGATCGTTATGTCTTTGCGAGTGCCTATCAAAAGGACGGAGCACAAGGCGCTGTGTATGTCTTCGACTTACAGACGGGAGAAACGCTGCATAAACTCATGGCGGGTAATGGTGATCCTGGTGATGGCTTTGGCCTAACAATCAGTCTTTCAGGACCGCTGGTTATGATCTATGGATCAAACGCGCCTAGCGGCAGCAGCAGCGGTAGCACAGTCCATGTCTTTGACGTGGAGACAGGTGTGGAACTGCACATGCTGAGTACGGTAGGCGGTCTAAGCAGCGATGGTTTTGGAAGCAGCATTGCGGCCAGCGGTCACCTCGCCTTGATCGGTGCTTCGAGGGACAGGGATCTTGGAGCCAGTGCCGGGGCCGCTTATATCTTCGATCTGCGCACCGGGGAACAATTGCACAAACTGACCGCGACGGATGGTTCCTCCAGTGACTACTTCGGTGCTGCGGTAGCACTGAGTGGAAACTTGGCTTTGATCGGCGCTTACGGTGCTGATGGCGGATTCAGCGGCACAGGTGCGGTGTATCTTTTTGATCTGCAAAAGGGCACGCAGATCACCAAACTCTATGCGGCGGATCACCGGCAGAATAACTCGCAGTATGGACGCTTTGTTGCACTGCATGGCGGCACGGCGGTGATCTCGGCAGGCAGCGATAACGAGTTGGAAGGATTTGGTGCCGCCTATTTAATGCAAGGTTTGGCAGCGCAACTGCCCACAGTGCCGCTGGCACGAAAAGGGGATTTTGCCCCGTTGACCAATGGGGCGACGTTTGCCAGTTTCACCACTTCCCAGATGAATGCGGATGGTGAAGGACTGCTGATGGCGGGTCTTGCCAATGCGCCCAAGGGACAGACGAGCGGTCTGTGGAGTGAGCTTGCGGGCAGCCTGGACCTGCTGCTGCGTACCGGAGATGCGGTGGGGGATCTGAAGGTCAGCGCCCTGCAAACGCCGGTGACGCAGCACAGTGATCATGCGGCCTTTTATGCCAAGCTCAGCGGCACAGGGGTGTCGGCTTTGAATGACCTGATGCTGGTGCGGGATGACGGAGATGCGCTTCTGCAGCTGCTACGTGAGGGAGATACGCTGATGGAGGCGGGCTTCAGCGGTCAGGCGATCAAAAGCCTGGGTGCCATGGCTGTGAGCACCACGCAACCTCAGGTCGCAGTGCTGACGACGCTGAGCGCTGCAAGCACGGCGGACAGCGCCATCGTGCTGCATGATCTGGCGACAGATACGGTTCTGGATGGGTTGCGCGAAGGTGATGAAAGTCCGGTTGCGGGTGTGAACTATGGCCAAATCTCCCGGGTCAGCATGACCGGCAGCATGGTGATAGCGAATGTGGCGCTCAGCGGTGACAAGACCGCGAACAATGCGGTGGTGGGCTTCAGCTCAGGCGCGGCCAAAACAATCCTGGCACGCAAAGGAGACACCGCGCCGGGGACCGCCGGGAAGTTCAGTGTCTTCAAAGGCGAGTGCAGCAGCGGCCTGAATGATGTGCTGGTCCGCGCTACGCTGAGCGGTGTCAGCGGTAGCATGAATGAGGGTCTGTGGGCCTGGAAAGACGGCAGCCTGCGACTGGTGGCGCAAAAAGGTGCGCAGGTCAGCGGCCTAACGACAGGTATGAAATACGCTCAGTTTGTCCGCTCCTGGATCTGTGGCGGCGAGCGCGTGCTGGTGCTGGCCAAACTCAGCGGCACCGGTATCAAAGGGACGAATGATCAGGCGCTGTTGCTTATCCTGCCCTCCGGTGATGTGAAGGTGCTGATGCAGGAGGGAGACGTCTTTCCAGGAACGGATGCGGCCACCATCGGAACCATTCAGCAGGTGGAGGTGGATGCGGGCAGCGGAACCTATGCGATCATGGGCACGCTCTTGGGTGTCTCCAAAAGCGCGGATCAATGCCTGTGGGTCGGGGATGTGGATGTGAGCATCACGCCTGGTTATGAGGCTCTTCTGCGTCCAGGTCTCCGCCTGAGGGAGGGCAGCTATCAGGGTCTGCTGGGCGGCACGGCCAGCCTGACGACCATGAAGCTCCTGGTGTCGGCGGAAACCACCGGAATGGGCGGGCGCGGCCTGGGCAGCCCTGTGTCAGGTGGTGGTGTGGCAGTGCTGCTGACGTTTAGCGATAAGAGCCAGCAGGTAGGCATTCTTCGTTGA